A single region of the Bacteroides luhongzhouii genome encodes:
- a CDS encoding type II toxin-antitoxin system HipA family toxin, with product MKLVNKLSVLYRDQKIGELTMTHDNRCCAFQYDKKWLISGFSISPLDLPLESSLFIAKPEPFWGNFGIFEDSLPDGYGRYLLNRLLKKQGINDALLTPIQRLSIVGISGMGALSYVPESYIGEEKSLPDLDNLQHMALEVLSEKSEEGEDILYFNSGNSGGCRPKCLWHDCEGAWLVKFRHTYDPKDMGRMEYKYNEVARKCGINVPDYKLLDGKYFASKRFDIENGKRLHIATAGALLNESISNPKLDYKVLLHLTGYLTQDSQQVDEMFQRMVFNVLTDNKDDHVKNFSFICREGKWSLAPAYDLTLCKEGYHGEHATSANNKGNPDIEDMLAVGESIRIPRRKGMEIINHMINHCQEILSTRFE from the coding sequence ATGAAATTAGTAAATAAGTTATCAGTACTTTATCGTGATCAAAAGATAGGAGAACTTACCATGACACACGATAACCGATGCTGCGCTTTCCAGTATGATAAGAAATGGCTGATATCAGGCTTTTCTATCTCTCCATTAGACTTACCATTAGAATCTAGTTTATTCATCGCCAAACCAGAACCTTTCTGGGGAAATTTTGGAATATTTGAGGATAGTCTCCCTGATGGATATGGTCGTTATTTGTTGAATCGTTTACTCAAAAAACAAGGTATAAATGATGCTTTGCTTACACCTATTCAGCGATTAAGTATAGTGGGAATTTCGGGAATGGGAGCACTTAGTTACGTGCCGGAATCTTATATTGGAGAAGAAAAATCTCTACCTGACTTGGACAACTTACAACATATGGCTCTGGAAGTACTTTCAGAAAAATCTGAAGAAGGCGAAGATATTTTATATTTCAATAGTGGTAATTCCGGTGGCTGCCGTCCTAAATGCTTGTGGCATGACTGTGAAGGTGCATGGTTAGTGAAATTCCGCCATACATATGATCCGAAAGATATGGGGAGAATGGAATATAAATATAATGAAGTAGCCCGTAAATGTGGAATAAATGTTCCTGACTACAAGTTATTAGATGGCAAATATTTTGCCAGCAAGCGTTTTGATATAGAGAATGGAAAACGACTACACATTGCTACTGCTGGTGCGTTACTCAATGAATCAATATCAAATCCAAAACTAGATTACAAAGTATTGCTACACTTAACAGGATATTTGACACAAGATTCACAACAAGTTGATGAAATGTTCCAACGCATGGTATTTAATGTACTAACAGATAACAAAGACGACCATGTCAAAAATTTCAGTTTTATTTGTCGCGAAGGAAAATGGTCATTAGCACCTGCTTATGATTTAACTCTCTGTAAAGAGGGGTATCACGGTGAACATGCTACTTCAGCAAATAACAAAGGAAATCCGGATATTGAAGATATGTTGGCGGTTGGTGAAAGTATCCGTATACCCCGAAGAAAAGGAATGGAGATCATCAACCACATGATTAATCATTGCCAAGAGATTCTTTCAACACGTTTCGAGTAA
- a CDS encoding helix-turn-helix domain-containing protein: MSLLYNFDIDTPEDILQLLACNLQKRRLEKGLSRDALSKLSGVPSPTIAKFEQKFSISLSSYVALAKALGYSKDVKALLAEPLYSTMEELDVINKNKNRKRGRNEISK, from the coding sequence ATGTCTTTATTATACAACTTTGATATAGATACGCCCGAAGATATTCTGCAGTTACTTGCCTGCAATTTACAAAAGAGGCGATTGGAGAAAGGACTTTCAAGAGATGCTTTATCCAAGTTAAGTGGCGTTCCTTCTCCCACTATAGCTAAGTTTGAACAGAAGTTTTCTATTTCATTGAGCTCTTATGTGGCATTAGCAAAAGCATTAGGATATTCCAAAGACGTAAAGGCACTTCTTGCAGAACCACTTTACAGTACAATGGAAGAATTGGACGTTATCAATAAAAATAAAAACAGGAAACGAGGAAGAAATGAAATTAGTAAATAA
- a CDS encoding DUF6035 family protein yields MIIIDIIISVTKIVFHLDLFNKNSRKSSPNSFLVLFLQHGYQITRKDRETIRDKCEYVVYKKLATLSRLSFTLYEQGRPDLIAELFNSVDSFIKSIYTIESLLSSVYFEYKTNVWLCIANNAITNYRDYWIFCEAALKKCGKWEELLYPQLEVPDIRIKGKTVSLLEQADSIFKKSELSDTFSSLGYAIRKQRPAWGCNDIEGRTAEEKVLSLWNTLPHDTFLMALLCLNSGDSHIILEQLKEYARTDVLDILYSSEIHPKLQIGLEAGTVGNLDFLFSLWELGYRYHTHQEWQVHGNITSTKQMKLYCLDKFYDMSLDIDLKEIMNSIALRAICMVEAIKTNDLFCTGNPNWKSYINGVRGATLQHPLNQYWGYIDMAFDAYHFTDGRSMRSYLSQKEPGIKLEKGSENIEINSAIYKALSVLYPEVYNMNS; encoded by the coding sequence ATGATTATAATAGATATTATTATATCTGTTACAAAGATAGTGTTTCACCTTGATTTATTCAATAAAAATAGCAGAAAAAGTAGCCCAAATAGCTTTTTAGTTCTGTTCTTACAACACGGATATCAGATAACTCGTAAGGATAGAGAAACTATAAGAGACAAGTGTGAATATGTAGTATATAAAAAATTAGCCACTCTTTCAAGGCTATCTTTTACTTTATATGAACAAGGACGTCCTGATTTGATAGCGGAATTATTTAATTCTGTTGATTCTTTTATAAAGTCAATTTATACTATTGAGTCTTTGTTATCTTCGGTATATTTTGAATATAAAACCAATGTATGGCTTTGTATTGCTAATAACGCAATTACTAATTATAGAGATTATTGGATATTTTGTGAGGCTGCATTGAAAAAATGCGGAAAATGGGAGGAGTTACTATATCCACAGTTGGAAGTGCCTGATATTCGTATAAAAGGAAAAACAGTTAGTCTTTTAGAACAGGCTGATTCTATTTTTAAGAAATCGGAACTATCAGACACTTTTAGTTCTTTGGGTTATGCTATAAGAAAACAGCGTCCGGCATGGGGATGCAACGATATAGAAGGTAGAACAGCTGAAGAAAAGGTTTTGTCATTATGGAATACTCTTCCACATGATACTTTTTTGATGGCACTACTTTGTCTCAATTCTGGAGATTCACATATTATCCTTGAGCAATTAAAAGAATATGCAAGGACTGATGTTCTGGATATTTTATACAGCTCGGAGATACATCCCAAATTGCAAATAGGATTAGAAGCCGGAACAGTGGGTAATTTGGATTTTCTTTTTTCATTATGGGAATTAGGATATAGATATCATACCCACCAGGAGTGGCAGGTGCACGGAAATATAACAAGTACTAAACAAATGAAACTTTATTGTTTAGACAAGTTCTATGATATGAGTTTAGATATTGATTTGAAGGAGATAATGAATAGTATTGCTCTTAGAGCAATTTGTATGGTAGAAGCCATTAAAACCAATGATTTGTTCTGCACTGGTAATCCTAATTGGAAATCATATATAAATGGAGTACGTGGTGCAACTTTACAACATCCATTAAATCAATATTGGGGATATATTGATATGGCTTTCGATGCTTATCATTTTACAGATGGGCGGAGTATGAGGAGTTATCTTTCTCAAAAAGAACCCGGGATAAAATTAGAAAAGGGCTCTGAAAATATAGAAATAAATTCAGCTATTTACAAAGCTTTATCTGTTTTGTATCCAGAAGTATATAACATGAATTCGTAA
- a CDS encoding SDR family NAD(P)-dependent oxidoreductase has protein sequence MADNYIERQQEQYEARKAAWKQAQKYGKKKPTTVRPAESKSHTSTVSKLKDSKRRVFITGGAEGIGKAIVEAFCLAGNQVAFCDINETSGQETAKATGAIFHKVDVSDKNALESCMQTILAEWNDIDIIVNNVGISKFSSITETSVEDFDKILSINLRPVFITSRLLAIHRKNQPSPNPYGRIINICSTRYLMSEPGSEGYAASKGGIYSLTHALALSLSEWNITVNSIAPGWIQTHDYDQLQPKDHSQHPSRRVGKPEDIARMCLFLCEGNNNFINGENITIDGGMTKKMIYISSDAT, from the coding sequence ATGGCAGATAATTATATAGAAAGACAACAGGAACAATACGAAGCCCGAAAAGCTGCTTGGAAACAAGCACAAAAATATGGTAAGAAGAAACCAACAACAGTACGTCCGGCTGAATCGAAGTCTCACACTTCAACGGTTTCAAAACTGAAGGACTCAAAAAGAAGAGTATTTATAACAGGCGGAGCGGAAGGAATAGGCAAAGCAATAGTAGAAGCTTTTTGCCTGGCTGGAAATCAAGTTGCCTTTTGTGATATAAACGAAACATCGGGACAGGAGACTGCGAAGGCAACTGGGGCTATATTCCATAAAGTCGACGTAAGTGATAAAAACGCGCTTGAAAGTTGTATGCAAACCATTCTTGCCGAATGGAACGATATTGATATTATTGTCAACAACGTCGGTATCAGCAAATTTTCTTCTATCACAGAAACAAGTGTAGAGGATTTCGACAAAATTCTTTCTATTAACCTGCGTCCTGTATTCATCACTTCCCGACTGCTTGCCATCCATCGTAAAAATCAGCCCTCTCCTAACCCATACGGCCGAATTATAAATATCTGCTCTACACGTTATCTGATGAGTGAACCGGGAAGTGAAGGTTATGCAGCGTCGAAAGGTGGTATCTATTCTTTGACTCATGCATTGGCTTTGTCTTTATCTGAATGGAATATCACAGTAAACTCGATTGCTCCGGGATGGATACAGACTCATGATTATGATCAACTCCAACCGAAAGACCACTCACAGCATCCTTCACGCCGGGTAGGTAAACCGGAAGATATTGCCCGCATGTGTTTATTTCTTTGCGAAGGAAACAATAATTTCATCAATGGAGAAAACATCACTATTGATGGGGGAATGACGAAAAAGATGATTTATATATCTTCGGACGCAACATAA
- a CDS encoding family 78 glycoside hydrolase catalytic domain produces the protein MNKRIVSFFFLLLFAGSLYAAIGITDLRTELLKNPAGIDVRHPRLSWRIESDEQNVIQTAYHILVASSPELLEQGKGDIWDSGKIESDASQWITYQGKTLKLNAPYYWKVKIDTNKGATNWSAPAFWTTGLFNEADWQGQWIGLDRAAPGDSETQWSRLAARYLRKEFAVKKGVKRATVHVAGMGLYELFINGQRIGNQVLAPAPTDYRKTILYNTYDVTSLLQTENAIGVTLGNGRFYTMRQNYKPYKIPTFGYPKLRLNLIVEYADGSKETIATNTSWKLTTEGPIRSNNEYDGEEYDARKELGDWTQFGYDDKNWIPAQRVSIPSGTLRAQMMPGMKVTETMKPVSIKKLGNKYILDIGQNMAGWVRFRIKGQTGDSIRLRFAESLQDNGELYTKNFRDARSTDVYVVSGRETKDATWAPRFIYHGFRYVEVSGYPNAKAEDFVAEVVEDEMEHTGTFNCSDETLNKIVRNAFWGIRSNYKGMPIDCPQRNERQPWLGDRTMGCWGESMLFNNYAMYTKWARDIREAQREDGCIPDVAPAYWNYYSDNVTWPAALPMACDMLFTNFGDKRPIEENYPAIKKWVSHIREYYMTEDFIITKDKYGDWCVPPESLELIHSKDPSRKTDGALIATAYYLKVLQLMHRFASLQGLKADAEEWEDLEHRMKDAFNARFLHVKEGTSPVPGHTLYPDSIFYGNNTVTANILPLAFGLVPKNCINEVAKNAVTSIITTNKGHISTGVIGVQWLLRELSRRGHADVAYLLATNKTYPSWGYMVEKGATTIWELWNGDTANPEMNSGNHVMLLGDLLPWCFNNLAGIRADRWKSGYKHIVFQPAFEIQELSNVDASYMSIYGKITSRWTKTPTHLEWDIELPANTTGEVHLPDGRKEKIGSGKYHFSVDIPTQNTAILTDEFLYENASFPECHGATIVELKNGDLVASFFGGTKERNPDCCIWVCRKPKGSKEWTAPKLAADGVFSLKDSQAVLAGIDSTCTPVKDAKGTLIARRKACWNPVLFQIPGGDLILFYKIGLKVSDWTGWLVRSRDGGKTWSKREALPKGFLGPIKNKPEYINGRIICPSSTEGSNGWRVHFEISDDKGKTWKMVGPLDAELSVPTQNRKKGGVNVDDQEGGEAIKGEGAKPVYAIQPSILKHKDGRLQILCRTRNAQVATAWSSDNGDTWSKVTLLDVPNNNSGTDAVTMKDGRHILIYNNFSTLPGTPKGPRTPLCVAVSKDGINWQPVLTLEDSPISQYSYPSIIQGKDGKLHAIYTWRRQRIKYAEIDPTKF, from the coding sequence ATGAATAAAAGAATAGTATCATTTTTCTTTCTTCTGCTCTTTGCAGGTTCACTATACGCAGCCATAGGTATAACTGACCTGCGAACGGAGCTGTTGAAAAATCCGGCAGGTATCGACGTGCGCCACCCCCGATTGAGTTGGCGCATCGAATCGGATGAACAGAATGTGATACAAACTGCGTATCACATTCTTGTTGCATCTTCCCCAGAGCTATTGGAACAAGGAAAAGGAGATATCTGGGATTCAGGAAAGATTGAATCTGACGCTTCCCAATGGATCACTTATCAGGGGAAAACATTAAAGCTCAATGCCCCCTACTATTGGAAAGTGAAAATAGACACCAACAAAGGTGCAACGAATTGGAGTGCTCCGGCTTTTTGGACCACCGGACTATTTAATGAAGCAGACTGGCAAGGACAATGGATCGGCTTGGACAGGGCCGCTCCCGGAGACAGCGAAACACAATGGAGCCGTTTGGCAGCCCGTTATCTTCGTAAAGAGTTTGCAGTAAAGAAAGGTGTGAAACGTGCCACAGTACATGTCGCCGGAATGGGGTTGTACGAGTTGTTTATCAACGGGCAACGCATCGGCAATCAAGTACTGGCACCTGCTCCTACCGACTACCGGAAAACAATTCTGTACAACACATACGATGTTACTTCACTGCTTCAGACAGAAAATGCTATTGGAGTAACTCTCGGAAATGGTCGCTTCTATACGATGCGTCAGAACTATAAACCATATAAGATACCGACTTTCGGTTATCCTAAACTTCGGTTGAATCTGATTGTTGAATATGCAGACGGCAGCAAAGAAACAATTGCTACAAACACTTCATGGAAATTGACTACTGAAGGCCCTATCCGTAGCAATAATGAATATGATGGCGAAGAATACGATGCCCGTAAAGAGTTAGGAGACTGGACTCAATTCGGATATGATGACAAAAACTGGATACCTGCCCAACGTGTCAGTATTCCTTCGGGAACATTGCGTGCACAAATGATGCCGGGCATGAAAGTTACAGAAACCATGAAACCCGTTTCTATTAAAAAGCTCGGTAACAAATACATCCTGGATATCGGTCAGAATATGGCGGGCTGGGTACGTTTCCGGATAAAAGGACAGACTGGTGACAGTATCCGTCTCCGTTTTGCAGAAAGTCTGCAAGACAATGGCGAACTTTATACGAAAAACTTCAGGGATGCCCGTTCTACAGATGTATACGTTGTCAGCGGACGCGAAACCAAAGACGCTACCTGGGCACCTCGTTTTATTTATCATGGGTTCCGTTATGTAGAAGTCAGCGGTTATCCGAATGCGAAGGCAGAAGATTTCGTTGCCGAAGTAGTAGAAGATGAAATGGAGCATACCGGTACTTTCAACTGTTCCGACGAAACTCTGAATAAGATTGTCCGTAACGCATTTTGGGGAATCCGAAGCAACTACAAAGGAATGCCGATTGACTGTCCGCAACGGAATGAACGCCAACCATGGTTGGGTGACCGTACCATGGGTTGTTGGGGAGAAAGTATGCTTTTCAATAATTATGCCATGTATACCAAATGGGCGCGTGACATCCGCGAAGCACAACGGGAAGATGGCTGTATTCCTGATGTAGCCCCGGCATACTGGAACTACTACTCGGACAATGTGACCTGGCCTGCCGCTTTACCAATGGCCTGCGACATGCTTTTCACGAACTTTGGAGATAAACGTCCGATCGAAGAGAATTATCCGGCTATCAAGAAGTGGGTATCACATATCCGTGAATACTACATGACAGAAGATTTTATCATCACCAAAGATAAATATGGTGACTGGTGCGTTCCACCTGAATCACTGGAGTTAATTCATAGCAAGGACCCTTCCCGCAAGACTGACGGAGCTTTGATCGCAACCGCTTATTATCTAAAGGTATTACAACTAATGCACCGCTTTGCAAGCCTGCAAGGACTGAAAGCTGATGCAGAAGAATGGGAAGATTTGGAACATCGCATGAAAGATGCATTCAATGCCCGTTTTCTTCACGTAAAGGAAGGCACTTCTCCCGTACCGGGACATACCTTATATCCGGATAGTATTTTCTATGGTAACAACACAGTTACTGCCAATATCTTGCCACTTGCTTTTGGCCTGGTGCCTAAGAACTGCATCAATGAAGTGGCTAAAAATGCCGTAACTTCCATTATTACAACCAACAAGGGACATATAAGTACCGGAGTAATCGGTGTACAATGGCTATTGCGTGAATTGAGCCGTCGCGGCCATGCTGATGTAGCTTATTTATTGGCTACCAATAAGACATATCCTTCCTGGGGATATATGGTTGAAAAAGGTGCTACCACTATTTGGGAGTTATGGAACGGTGATACGGCAAATCCTGAAATGAATAGCGGTAATCACGTGATGCTTTTAGGTGATTTATTGCCGTGGTGTTTCAATAACCTGGCAGGTATCCGTGCCGACCGCTGGAAGTCCGGTTACAAACATATCGTCTTCCAACCGGCTTTTGAAATTCAGGAGTTGAGTAACGTGGATGCATCGTACATGAGTATCTACGGAAAAATAACCAGCCGATGGACAAAGACTCCCACACATTTGGAATGGGATATCGAACTTCCCGCCAATACGACAGGGGAAGTACATCTTCCGGATGGACGGAAAGAAAAAATCGGATCGGGAAAATATCATTTCAGTGTAGATATTCCCACACAGAATACGGCTATTCTGACTGATGAGTTCCTGTACGAGAACGCTTCTTTCCCCGAATGTCATGGAGCTACGATAGTAGAACTGAAAAATGGCGACCTCGTAGCTTCTTTCTTCGGAGGGACCAAAGAACGCAATCCAGATTGTTGCATTTGGGTATGTCGTAAGCCTAAAGGCTCAAAAGAATGGACCGCCCCCAAACTTGCTGCCGACGGAGTGTTTTCACTCAAAGACTCACAAGCAGTATTGGCCGGAATCGATTCTACCTGTACCCCGGTGAAAGATGCAAAAGGAACACTTATTGCCCGCAGAAAAGCTTGCTGGAACCCGGTTCTTTTCCAGATTCCCGGAGGTGACCTGATTCTGTTTTATAAAATAGGTTTGAAAGTAAGCGACTGGACAGGATGGCTTGTCCGTTCACGTGACGGAGGAAAGACTTGGAGCAAACGCGAAGCGCTTCCGAAAGGTTTTCTGGGACCTATTAAGAATAAACCGGAATATATCAATGGACGTATCATCTGTCCTTCCAGTACGGAAGGAAGTAACGGATGGCGTGTCCATTTCGAGATTTCCGATGATAAAGGCAAGACCTGGAAGATGGTCGGACCACTGGATGCCGAGTTATCTGTCCCCACCCAAAATCGTAAAAAGGGAGGTGTGAATGTAGATGATCAGGAAGGCGGAGAAGCGATCAAAGGAGAAGGAGCCAAACCTGTTTATGCAATACAACCCAGTATTCTGAAGCATAAAGACGGAAGATTACAGATACTCTGCCGTACACGTAATGCACAGGTAGCAACCGCATGGAGTAGTGATAATGGCGATACATGGAGTAAAGTTACGCTGCTGGATGTCCCGAATAATAATTCCGGTACGGATGCCGTGACTATGAAAGACGGCAGACATATCCTTATTTACAATAATTTCTCTACATTGCCCGGAACTCCGAAAGGTCCGCGTACTCCGCTCTGTGTGGCCGTTTCAAAAGATGGTATCAATTGGCAGCCTGTTCTTACATTAGAAGATAGTCCGATCAGCCAGTACTCTTACCCTAGCATTATTCAGGGGAAAGACGGGAAGCTGCATGCCATTTACACTTGGCGCCGTCAACGAATTAAATATGCAGAGATAGATCCAACGAAGTTTTAA
- a CDS encoding glycoside hydrolase family 140 protein, translating into MRKFKILPLLLLLLTMATPAAAQKKTQKTYIPWDNGKLVVSEEGRYLKHENGAPFFWLGETGWLLPERLNRDEAEYYLEQCKRRGYNVIQVQTLNNVPSMNIYGQYSMIDGYNFKNINQKGVYGYWDHMDYIIRTAAKKGQYIGMVCIWGSPVNRGEMTVEQAKAYGKFLAERYKDEPNIIWFIGGDIRGDVKTAEWEALATSIKAIDKNHLMTFHPRGRTTSATWFNNAPWLDFNMFQSGHRRYGQRFGDGDYPIEENTEEDNWRFVERSLAMKPMKPVIDGEPIYEEIPHGLHDENELLWKDYDVRRYAYWSVFAGAFGHTYGHNSIMQFIKPGVGGAYGAKKPWYDALNDPGYNQMKYLKNLMLTFPFFERIPDQSIIAGQNGERYDRAIATRGNDYLMVYNYTGRPMEVDFSKISGAKKNAWWYTTKDGKLEYIGEFDNGVHKFQHDSGYCSGNDHILIVVDSSKNYVEKDWTELPNAQQKWNK; encoded by the coding sequence ATGAGAAAATTCAAGATTCTTCCTCTTTTGTTGCTGCTATTGACAATGGCAACTCCGGCTGCAGCACAGAAGAAAACACAAAAGACGTATATCCCCTGGGACAACGGCAAACTCGTAGTTTCTGAAGAGGGACGTTACCTGAAACACGAAAACGGCGCTCCTTTCTTTTGGTTAGGAGAAACCGGTTGGCTATTGCCCGAACGCTTGAACCGGGATGAAGCCGAATATTATCTGGAACAATGCAAACGTCGCGGATATAACGTGATTCAGGTTCAAACGTTGAATAATGTTCCGTCTATGAATATCTACGGACAATATTCGATGATCGACGGATATAACTTCAAAAACATTAATCAGAAAGGCGTATACGGTTATTGGGATCACATGGATTACATCATCCGTACAGCAGCAAAGAAGGGACAATATATCGGCATGGTCTGCATTTGGGGAAGCCCGGTGAACCGGGGCGAGATGACTGTAGAACAGGCAAAAGCATACGGCAAGTTTTTGGCAGAGCGTTATAAGGATGAACCGAATATTATCTGGTTTATCGGTGGAGATATCCGTGGTGACGTAAAAACTGCTGAATGGGAAGCTTTGGCAACCTCTATCAAAGCTATCGACAAAAATCACCTGATGACATTCCATCCACGTGGAAGAACAACTTCCGCGACTTGGTTCAATAACGCTCCCTGGTTGGATTTCAACATGTTCCAAAGCGGACATCGTCGTTACGGACAACGTTTCGGAGATGGTGACTATCCTATCGAAGAAAATACGGAAGAAGATAACTGGCGTTTTGTAGAACGCAGCCTGGCCATGAAACCCATGAAGCCTGTGATTGACGGTGAACCGATCTATGAAGAAATACCTCATGGACTGCACGATGAAAACGAACTGTTGTGGAAGGATTATGACGTACGTCGTTATGCTTACTGGTCCGTATTTGCCGGGGCTTTCGGACATACTTACGGTCATAACTCAATCATGCAATTTATCAAACCGGGTGTGGGTGGTGCTTACGGTGCAAAGAAGCCTTGGTATGATGCTTTGAATGATCCGGGCTACAATCAGATGAAGTATCTGAAAAACCTGATGTTGACTTTCCCGTTCTTCGAACGCATACCCGATCAGTCTATCATCGCAGGACAAAATGGAGAACGTTATGACCGTGCTATCGCTACACGTGGAAATGATTATCTGATGGTATACAACTATACCGGACGTCCGATGGAAGTTGATTTCAGCAAGATTAGCGGCGCAAAAAAGAATGCCTGGTGGTACACCACAAAAGATGGTAAACTGGAATACATCGGAGAATTTGATAACGGAGTGCACAAATTCCAGCACGACAGTGGTTATTGCAGTGGAAACGATCATATCCTGATTGTAGTGGACAGCAGTAAGAACTATGTGGAGAAAGACTGGACAGAATTACCAAATGCACAACAAAAATGGAATAAATAA
- a CDS encoding glycoside hydrolase family 88/105 protein, producing MNKNLLKLIVACGTACFLACAAPQKTETEKWSERMARSEMKRFPEPWMIEKAKKPRWGYTHGLVVKSMLEEWKHTGDSAYYEYAKIYADSLIDTDGHIKTMKYLSFNIDNVNGGKILFDLYAQTGDERYKIAMDTLRKQMAEQPRTSEGGFWHKLRYPHQMWLDGIFMASPYLVQYGATFNEPALFDEATKQILLINSKTYDPATGLYYHGWDESREQKWSNPETGCSPNFWSRSIGWYGAAIVDVLDFLPQETAGRDSIIQILQGLAKAIVKYQDPPSGTWYQVTDQGAREGNYLESSATALFIYTLAKAINKGYIGNEYIEPTQKAFDGMVKTFTRLEEDGSYTITNCCAVAGLGGDSKRYRDGSFEYYISEPIIENDPKSVGSFILAAIEYEKMTKK from the coding sequence ATGAACAAAAACTTATTAAAACTGATTGTCGCCTGTGGAACTGCTTGTTTCCTAGCTTGCGCAGCACCTCAAAAAACAGAAACGGAAAAATGGAGTGAACGCATGGCACGCTCCGAAATGAAACGTTTCCCCGAACCCTGGATGATTGAAAAAGCTAAAAAACCGCGTTGGGGATATACCCACGGACTAGTAGTGAAATCCATGTTGGAAGAATGGAAACATACCGGGGACAGCGCATATTATGAGTATGCCAAGATTTATGCAGATAGTCTGATCGATACTGACGGACATATCAAAACCATGAAATATCTTTCATTCAATATTGATAATGTCAACGGCGGGAAGATTCTTTTCGATCTTTACGCACAGACCGGAGATGAACGCTACAAAATAGCCATGGATACTTTACGCAAGCAAATGGCAGAGCAACCCCGTACCAGTGAGGGGGGATTTTGGCATAAACTAAGATATCCTCATCAAATGTGGCTGGACGGAATCTTTATGGCTTCTCCTTATCTGGTTCAATATGGGGCTACTTTTAATGAACCCGCTTTATTTGACGAAGCAACAAAACAGATTCTTTTGATAAATAGCAAGACTTATGATCCTGCAACAGGGCTTTATTATCACGGATGGGATGAAAGTCGCGAACAGAAATGGTCAAATCCTGAAACGGGTTGCTCTCCTAATTTTTGGAGTCGCAGCATCGGATGGTATGGAGCAGCTATTGTAGATGTACTGGACTTTCTGCCACAGGAAACTGCCGGACGAGACAGCATTATACAGATTCTGCAGGGATTGGCAAAAGCGATTGTGAAATATCAAGATCCTCCATCCGGAACCTGGTATCAGGTAACCGATCAGGGAGCACGTGAAGGTAATTATTTGGAATCATCTGCCACTGCCCTGTTTATCTATACGCTTGCCAAAGCTATCAATAAAGGATATATTGGTAACGAATATATTGAACCGACACAAAAAGCCTTTGATGGAATGGTAAAGACATTTACCCGTTTGGAAGAGGATGGCAGCTATACAATTACCAATTGCTGTGCTGTTGCAGGATTGGGCGGAGATTCAAAAAGATATCGTGACGGCTCATTTGAATATTATATCAGCGAACCGATCATAGAAAATGATCCGAAATCGGTAGGTTCATTCATCTTGGCTGCTATTGAATACGAGAAAATGACAAAGAAATAA